DNA sequence from the bacterium CG_4_10_14_0_2_um_filter_33_32 genome:
AGTATTTATCGCTAAGAGAGGGTCAAAGGCTAGAAACGAAAGAGGTAAGTGGGATTTTCCAGGCGGAGGCGTTAGATTTGGTGAGAAATGTGCAGATGCCGTAAAAAGAGAAATCAAAGAAGAACACGATTTTGAAATAGAAGTTATCGAGCTATTAGAAGTCGTTAATCATATTTTAAAAGAGGAGGGACAGCACTGGGTTTCTCCTTCTTTTGTTGCAAAATACGTTTCTGGTGAACCTAAAATTATAGAGCCTGAAAAATGTGAAGAAATAAAATGGGTTGAATTAAAAGAAATCCAAGTTGATACTTTATCTTCCGCAAGCCGTTCTAATTTTGAAAAATATATTGAAAAATATGGCTACCTATCACCATAAACCGATAAACCATTAAGCTAAAAATTATGTCATTAATAAATATCGAAATTAAAGCAAAATCAAACAATCAAGACCTTGTTCGTGAGATTTTAAAGTCCAATAACGCGGATTTTAAGGGTACTGATCATCAAATAGATACTTATTTTAAAGTATCTAACGGCAGACTTAAACTGAGGAAAGGAAATATTGAAAATCAGCTTATTTTTTATGATAGAGAAAACAAACAAGACCCTAAAAAGTCTGATATAGCTTTATTTAAAACAGAGTCGAACATTTCTTTAAAGGAAGTGTTAATAAAATCTTTGGGCGTTTTAGTGGTTGTGGACAAGCAAAGAGAAATTTATTTTATTGATAATGTGAAATTTCATATAGATACAGTAAAAGATCTGGGTACTTTTGTGGAGATAGAGGCAATAGGCGAAAATGAAAAAGCGGATAAGGACGAACTATTAAGACAATGTAAGTATTATATGAAATTATTCAAAATATCTGCCGAAGATTTGATCTCGGTTTCTTATAGTGATTTATTGCTTCAAAAAGGCGACAGCTAGATTTATATGAAAGGTGTATATTAATGAAAATTACTTTAGCTATGGCAATATCTCTAAATGGATATATTGCTGATAAAAATGGTAATGAAGATTTTTTATCGCATGTGCATTGGGAATCTTTTTGTGAACTTGTGAACGAATATGGTTGTTTTATAGTGGGTAGAAAAACTTATGATGCTGTAAAGGGATGGGCTGACGGT
Encoded proteins:
- a CDS encoding DNA mismatch repair protein MutT, producing the protein MSQEKLIKGKDYIGVGSGAMIFNSEGRVFIAKRGSKARNERGKWDFPGGGVRFGEKCADAVKREIKEEHDFEIEVIELLEVVNHILKEEGQHWVSPSFVAKYVSGEPKIIEPEKCEEIKWVELKEIQVDTLSSASRSNFEKYIEKYGYLSP
- a CDS encoding adenylate cyclase yields the protein MSLINIEIKAKSNNQDLVREILKSNNADFKGTDHQIDTYFKVSNGRLKLRKGNIENQLIFYDRENKQDPKKSDIALFKTESNISLKEVLIKSLGVLVVVDKQREIYFIDNVKFHIDTVKDLGTFVEIEAIGENEKADKDELLRQCKYYMKLFKISAEDLISVSYSDLLLQKGDS